The genomic interval TTACAAAATGCATCATGTGATGTGTTAACTTATGCCGTTGGCTATTTGTGCACAATTGACAAAATTGGCTCATGCTCAATTAATTCATACTGTAATTGCTCTCTGCAGGGGTATTGACTTAGCAAGGTGGAAAGAACTTCGAGAGGAAAGAGGAGAAGTGGCTGATTTGGAAAAATTTGTTCAACACATGCATGGAAATCATTTTATACCAAACATGGCATTAGTGGACTGCACAGCTGATTCTGCCATTGTTGGCTATTACTATGATTGGTTGCACAAAGGAATACATGTAGTTACCCCCAATAAGAAAGCAAATTCAGGACTACTTGATCAGGTAAAGTAATCCATTTGTCCTTTTGATGGATAATTAGTTAGTGCAAtaggtttttgaaatttcatacCTATTTTGTCACTATGTACTTTGCTAGAAATAGAATTTACCGAACATCAATTTAGGTTCATCTGTTTTCAACTTTTATGAttcttttaaagaatatatcaGTTTAAGGAAAAGAGCACTTGATTAAAATTTTGTCTGAAAAGGAAAACCACATAATTGCATTGTCAGTACAAGGTAATTTGGAGATTCCTATCTTTTCTTCAGCGTGTTCATGCAGCACGTCCTAGTAACTCCAACTCACTCACTTTTCTCGTAACAGGTATGTTCTCAAAATAagtttcttttataatttgttatgtTGCTAATTTCCTTTTCTGTATCTTCTCCAATGTTCCATTCACAACTTACTTCTTATATGTTTCAGTTCTCCTGTTATTCATGATTCTGAACTCTCACCAGATGTCACCAAATTTTCTGGTAAGGTCTTCTCTTTCTAAGCAAGGCATGCATATTTTTTCAAGAAATGAAAACGAGATTTGATATTGTTAATGATGTTTATGATTTATGAGGTCTTTGTTCTATTTGTAGCTCTGGCTTGTGCTTGGTGTTTTCTTTATGGCTACAATGCTAAGGATGTATGCAACATGTCAACAGCTTCAAGCACAGGCCCAAGCTCATGCAGCAGCAGCCAGTGGCCTTCTTGGCCACATAGAACTACGGTTGCATATGCCGCCATCAATAGCACTTGCAAGCCGAGGGCGTTTGCAGGGTCCTAGACTTCAACTGGCACTTCTTGTGAGAGTTTGATGATCTAGGtttagtgacagacaatacTGTAGGAATAgattaattctttatttatatttatctagtttttagtgaCAGTCATTATTGTAGGTAGAAATCAAAAACATATAGTGACAATCATCAGAACATGTAGTGACAGTCCTCAAAGTGTAGCAGGACGCCCCCTTAAAGTTGACACTAGATTTGAgtgtcactcaaagtattattgacTTTTACCTACAGTTTTTAACTTTTAGTGAAACATTTTGTGTGTCACGAtaggtcaatttttttgtagtgcgtagttaatttttattaaaatacagTAAATACTACTATAAATTCTCATATAATTGTAATATTTGAAGTTTAAATTTGAAACAAGACCTACAATCTAatcaacaatattaatatttgtcggTTTAACTATAATTCACTActgatataattaaattttttctatGTATGAATGtagttaataaaatatcttTCACTAATCAATAAACTAAGAGACAAATATGCATTCCATTAGTactttctctctaaaatatcttcaagataaaatttgaagataattataatataatgtaatactttaattttgtccggttaattaaaagtaatttaaataaaaaaataagtaataatacatttaataaatattttacaagtattattataaaaaatctaaaaatcattattttataaatctgaCTCAATTTTTAgtctatatttatatatatgtttctattaaattactcaaaaacaaattaaataaaaacaaacaaataaaaaagaaagaaaatatgttttacACTCTTCTTTTTTTGTCTAATGCAAAGCACCAAACACTTCTTCCATCTTTCTTCATCAAACACTTCAAACAAAGCACTTCATGCACGCAAAATACCCCtcccttatttatttatttttattttataaatccttaataaacttattattttttctatttagaCACTCAACTTATTTCCCTATTTGTATAAGATTGCTTAATATTTACTCCAAAAcagttaaaaattaataacattaagtTTATCTTATGGACACAAAGATTAATCATTGTAGTCTATGAGACAAAAATCATTTGCGAATGGGATTATTTTTTGGAAGAGAAAACTCAAAAAATAGAAGTGagagtttttatttctttctttttttgtttatgaaataaacaaaaaaaaccaGAGCATTACACACACACAAACGAGCGAAATCGAATTCGTTCATGGAAAGATTTGGCTGATGCCTTCTTGAAACAATACAAGTATAACATTGACATAGCTCATGACAGGATGCAGCTGCAAAATTTGTTGAAAAAGGACAAtgaaacattcaaagaatatgCACAACGATGGAGAAAAGTGGCATCACAAGTAGATCCTCCTTAATATGAAAGATAAATGGTTgttatgtttatggatactctccagttgtccttttatgataagatgattgggagcatgtcatcaaacttttctgacatGGTCATGATAAGAGAAATAGTTGAAAGTGGCATGAGGAGTGATAATATTGTATGTGGAACGAGTGGTATGAAGAGGAATTTACAAAGAACAAAAAAGAGAATGTTAATGTTGTAATGGTAAACCCACGAGTCTCCTATTGTCCATCCATGAATTCTTATCGACCTCCAAATTTTCGGTCCCCGATACCCCAAATTCCCTACATTCCATATCCATATGTGGCTGCAACCTCACAAGCTCCATACCCTTAATATAACCCTTCAATgccactttttttttatcaaccaccTTTGGTCCAACCACCACCTATTATGTTTTCCCAACAAAACCAATGGAACCAAAGTCCAAACCTGAGTCAATACAAACCACTAGTCAATCGAGAAAAGAAGATAACATATTTTGACCCGATCCCCGTGACATACAGCCAATTGTTGCCTCACCTACTCCAGAATTCATTGGTAGTCCTGAGACCAATGAAACCTTTAGAGTCACCATTCTCAAAATGGTACAACCCAAacgccaaatgtgaataccatgtAGGAGCCGTAGGGCATTCCATCGAAGATTGTCaaaccctaaaatctaaagtgcaagaactGATTAATGCGAAATGGATTACCTTCAAGGACGACAGTCTCAACGTAGGGAGTAATCCCTTGCTGGGCCACGAGGATACCTCTGTCAATGTCATTGAAGAATAGATAGACCAATGTGCAAAAGAAGATCATGTATCGACCATAGAGCCGTGCGTGGAAAATAATAGATCTTTACAAAGGTCATTGGAAATCCTTTATAGAAAAGAGAATCTTAAGTCAACTCCTAGTGtgccaaatgcaataattgtccaagAACCAACCCCTTTTTCCTTATGAAAATTCCAAAGCGGTACCATGAAATTATGAAGTCACATCCCATTTAGTCAATAATCAATCAAGTGATAGCTTTGAACCTCAAGGAACTGATGTCACCAATATTTTAGGGATTGGTGGGATGACtcggagtggtcgagtatacgCTCCTGAACAACTTAGGATAAAGGACGATcatggagaaaaagggaaaacaaCTATGTATCATGTCATAAAAGGATAAGAGACTAACAAAAAAAACAGTGCCTCAAGAAGAAGTTAACggatttttgaagtttatcaagcaaaatgaatataaggtggtagatcagttaaatcaaaccccttccaagatataTGTTATCTCCTTGTTATTGAactctgaagcacatagaagggcaTTGATGAAAGTGTTAAACGAGGCTcatgttactcatgatatcaCTGTTGACCAATTTGATGGAGTTTTCAGTAATATCACCGCTAATAATTGTTTGAGTTTTAGCGATGGCGAATTACCAGCTGGGGGGCtaagcataataaagcactacacatctctgtgaggtgtcacaatcatattcttgcacgagtgctagtgGATAATAGTTCGTCATTGAATGTCATGCCGAAATCAACACTCTCGAAACTATTTGTTAATGGAGCTTGCATGAAGCCCAGTGCTATGGcggtgaaagcgtttgatggatctagGAGACAAGTTATTGGTGAAATTGATATGCCGATTCAAGTAGGACCCCATAACTTTGGAATAACTTTCCAAGTAATGGGTATTAAACCAGCGTACAATTGCCTTTTAGGGAGGCCATGGATTCATGTTGTTGGAGCAGTAACATCAATTCTCTATAAAAAGttaaagtttatagtgaacaataagctgataataatatatGGAAAAAAATATGATAGTGAGTCATCTATCTTCTACGGGCTACATCGAAGACACGAAAGAAGCCATAAAGACTTCCTTCTAAGCACTAGAAATCGTCAATAtcgtcttcatgggtgaagggCCTCGCTTAAAGGAATCAAAAATGTCTATCATATCATTAAAGTCTACCAAGTCCATGTTCGAAGGAAGGGTTTTTGTTAAATTAgggaaatttttgaaaataacaaaGAAGAACAATAGGTACAGGTTGAGATATGAACCTACCAAAGCTGATAAAGAAAAGGTTGTGAGAGGAAAAAAGGAGAGCAGGATGACTCGTCTTGAAAACTGGGTACATAATTCACATAAT from Cicer arietinum cultivar CDC Frontier isolate Library 1 chromosome 5, Cicar.CDCFrontier_v2.0, whole genome shotgun sequence carries:
- the LOC101495090 gene encoding E3 ubiquitin-protein ligase SDIR1-like; the encoded protein is MGILGSKSMLLSDVGIDLARWKELREERGEVADLEKFVQHMHGNHFIPNMALVDCTADSAIVGYYYDWLHKGIHVVTPNKKANSGLLDQYKVIWRFLSFLQRVHAARPSNSNSLTFLVTVLLLFMILNSHQMSPNFLLWLVLGVFFMATMLRMYATCQQLQAQAQAHAAAASGLLGHIELRLHMPPSIALASRGRLQGPRLQLALLVRV